The following proteins are co-located in the Rutidosis leptorrhynchoides isolate AG116_Rl617_1_P2 unplaced genomic scaffold, CSIRO_AGI_Rlap_v1 contig75, whole genome shotgun sequence genome:
- the LOC139885074 gene encoding mitogen-activated protein kinase 9-like: MLDKDFFTEYGEASQYEIQEVVGKGSYGVVASAIDTHTGEKVAIKKINDVFEHVSDATRILREIKLLRLLRHPDIVQIKHIMLPPCRREFKDIYVVFELMESDLDEVIKANDNFTPQHHQFFLYQLLRALKYIHSAHVFHRDLKPKNILANSDCKLKICDFGLARVSFTDAPSAIFWTDYVATRWYRAPELCGSFFSKYTPAVDIWSIGCIFAELLTGKPLFPGKNVVHQLDLVTDFLGTPSTECISKIRNEKARRYLNSLKKKPPIPFSEKFPNIDDPLALQMLERLLAFDPKDRPTAEEALAHPYFSGLGNLDHEPSRKPISKLEFEFERRNLIKDDVRDLIYREILEYHPQMLHEYIEGTDHTHFMYPSGIDKFRQQFASLEEGYGKIETGCSLERKYTSLPRERVHSSLDDEDDAEHSNNNNNYNTVKRNSSSVSRAAIQSPPRFQKIEEDSSNSSSRSRKPTSARMKNGYNNKFKCSPCNLMRSDSMSASKCIGRECKVQSQ; encoded by the exons ATGCTGGACAAAGACTTTTTCACAGAATATGGTGAAGCTAGCCAATATGAAATCCAAGAAGTTGTCGGAAAGGGAAGTTACGGCGTAGTTGCGTCGGCCATCGACACTCACACGGGAGAAAAGGTTGCTATTAAGAAGATCAACGATGTATTCGAACATGTTTCTGATGCCACACGCATCTTAAGAGAAATCAAGCTCCTTCGACTTCTCCGACATCCTGATATTGTTCAGATAAAACACATCATGCTTCCTCCTTGTCGAAGAGAATTTAAAGATATTTATGTCGTTTTCGAGTTGATGGAATCTGACCTTGATGAAGTGATTAAAGCAAATGATAATTTCACACCTCAACATCATCAGTTTTTCTTGTACCAGCTTCTCAGAGCTCTGAAATATATACATTCAG CCCATGTTTTTCATCGTGATTTAAAGCCGAAAAATATTCTTGCAAACTCGGATTGTAAACTGAAGATTTGTGATTTTGGGCTTGCACGTGTATCATTTACAGATGCCCCTTCTGCAATTTTTTGGACA GATTATGTGGCAACACGATGGTATCGTGCTCCTGAACTATGTGGTTCATTTTTCTCCAAG tatacccctgctgttgatatTTGGAGCATAGGATGTATTTTCGCAGAACTGTTAACTGGAAAACCTTTATTTCCTGGCAAGAATGTTGTGCATCAGTTAGATCTCGTGACAGATTTTCTTGGCACTCCTTCTACTGAATGCATATCAAAG ATACGTAATGAAAAGGCAAGAAGGTATTTAAATAGCCTGAAGAAAAAACCACCAATTCCTTTCTCAGAGAAATTCCCTAATATTGATGATCCATTGGCTCTGCAAATGCTAGAGCGTTTACTTGCGTTTGATCCCAAAGATCGCCCAACAGCCGAAGAG GCTTTAGCTCATCCATACTTTTCTGGGTTGGGGAATTTGGACCATGAGCCCTCTAGGAAACCTATCTCAAAACTtgagtttgagtttgagaggaggAACCTTATAAAGGATGATGTAAGAGATCTGATATATCGAGAG ATATTAGAGTATCATCCACAAATGCTGCACGAGTACATTGAAGGAACGGATcacacacatttcatgtatccgaG TGGAATAGATAAATTTAGGCAGCAGTTTGCATCTCTTGAAGAAGGATATGGCAAAATAGAAACTGGATGTTCACTGGAAAGGAAGTACACATCCTTGCCTAGAGAGCGAGTACACTCATCCCTAGACGACGAGGATGATGCCGAAcacagtaataataacaataattataatacggtAAAGAGGAATTCGTCTTCAGTTTCTCGTGCAGCTATTCAGAGCCCTCCAAGGTTTCAGAAGATAGAGGAAGACTCCTCCAACTCTTCTTCTCGTAGTAGGAAACCAACATCGGCTAGAATGAAGAATGGCTACAACAACAAATTCAAGTGTAGTCCTTGTAATCTAATGAGGAGCGATTCCATGAGTGCTTCAAAATGCATTGGCAGAGAATGCAAGGTGCAAAGTCAGTAG